The Sphingomonas sp. So64.6b genome includes a region encoding these proteins:
- the ftsZ gene encoding cell division protein FtsZ, whose product MSIEFLPPEVDELTPRIAVIGVGGAGGNAIANMMRADVQGVDFLVANTDAQALKQSDAPHRIQLGAKITQGLGAGSRPEIGRAAAEETIDQLTKTLEGAHMCFIAAGMGGGTGTGAAPVIAKAARDMGILTVGVVTKPFAFEGSRRAKAAEAGIEELQKYVDTLIVIPNQNLFLVANANTTFKEAFQMADEVLQQGVRGITDLMVMPGLINLDFADVRSVMQEMGKAMMGTGEASGDNRAIEAASKAIANPLLDGVSMKGAKGVIVSITGGDDMRLLEVDEAANHIRELVDEDANIIWGSAFNPDLEGKIRVSVVATGIEATARPIEAAAPASRAFTFSAPKKAEEPVAETLETYGSATTDGEAVAEPAEVDAFAAEPVEASDSDELILGSETEVPATDGEEAQPIKVFGDDVPADAAPAKDVGAASDGGARRRWLSPGTPVADEETAAETPAAPAAPRVKLGGTLFERMSGASRGAAREEEPADKDPLDIPRFLHRQNNQ is encoded by the coding sequence ATGAGCATCGAATTCCTTCCGCCCGAAGTTGACGAACTGACGCCACGTATCGCCGTTATCGGCGTGGGTGGGGCCGGCGGCAACGCGATCGCCAACATGATGCGCGCCGATGTGCAAGGTGTCGACTTCCTGGTCGCCAACACCGACGCGCAAGCGTTGAAGCAGTCGGACGCGCCGCATCGCATCCAGCTCGGCGCGAAGATCACGCAAGGCCTTGGTGCCGGTAGCCGGCCCGAGATCGGTCGTGCCGCGGCAGAAGAAACGATCGACCAGCTGACCAAGACGCTGGAAGGTGCACACATGTGCTTCATCGCCGCCGGCATGGGCGGCGGTACCGGCACCGGTGCCGCGCCGGTCATCGCCAAGGCGGCGCGCGATATGGGCATCCTGACGGTTGGCGTCGTGACCAAGCCATTCGCTTTCGAAGGAAGCCGCCGCGCCAAGGCGGCCGAGGCCGGCATTGAGGAACTGCAGAAATATGTCGATACGCTGATCGTCATCCCCAACCAGAATCTGTTCCTTGTCGCCAATGCCAACACCACCTTCAAGGAGGCGTTCCAGATGGCGGACGAGGTGCTGCAGCAGGGCGTGCGCGGCATCACCGACCTGATGGTCATGCCTGGCCTGATCAACCTCGACTTCGCCGACGTGCGCTCGGTGATGCAGGAAATGGGCAAGGCGATGATGGGCACCGGCGAAGCGTCGGGTGACAATCGCGCGATCGAAGCGGCGTCGAAGGCCATCGCCAATCCGCTGCTCGACGGCGTCAGCATGAAGGGCGCCAAGGGCGTCATCGTGTCGATCACCGGCGGCGACGATATGCGCCTGCTCGAAGTCGACGAAGCCGCCAATCATATCCGTGAGCTGGTCGACGAAGACGCCAACATCATCTGGGGTTCGGCATTCAACCCTGACCTTGAGGGCAAGATTCGCGTGTCGGTCGTCGCGACCGGCATTGAGGCGACCGCGCGCCCGATCGAAGCTGCGGCGCCCGCGTCGCGCGCCTTCACTTTCTCCGCGCCGAAAAAAGCTGAAGAGCCGGTTGCCGAGACGTTGGAAACTTATGGATCGGCGACTACCGATGGTGAGGCTGTCGCAGAGCCGGCTGAGGTCGATGCCTTTGCCGCCGAGCCGGTCGAAGCGTCGGATAGCGACGAACTGATCCTGGGTAGTGAGACCGAGGTTCCCGCGACCGATGGTGAAGAAGCGCAGCCGATCAAGGTTTTCGGTGATGACGTGCCGGCCGATGCCGCGCCGGCTAAGGATGTCGGAGCCGCCAGCGACGGCGGTGCCCGCCGCCGCTGGCTGTCGCCCGGAACGCCCGTTGCCGACGAAGAAACGGCCGCCGAAACGCCGGCCGCGCCAGCAGCGCCCCGGGTCAAACTGGGCGGCACCTTGTTCGAGCGCATGTCGGGCGCCTCGCGCGGTGCGGCGCGTGAAGAAGAGCCGGCCGACAAGGACCCGCTCGACATCCCGCGTTTCCTGCATCGCCAGAATAATCAGTAA
- a CDS encoding SPOR domain-containing protein, with the protein MHARRLHILALMASPLSLMAGVPAFAQYEVVQAATPDADALASEMRLLAVNPADLNALIRAGELTLKLDDTTAASGFFARAERLDPRNPRIKAGMGTLLVRSGRPGEALRRFAEAESFRGDVRRFAADRGLAYDLIGEQERAQRDYRLALSDGAVDETIRRYALSLGISGKRDEALAKLEPLLRRSDRAAWRARAFILAMTGDAPGAERIATSMMPGGLAQGLGPFFQRLPQLGAVDRAFAVHFGEVRGSWQRTADARLAPAMPALQPEPGRPVVMASAVSTPPAIEEKKGRRDRKKDKRKRVPDRIQVATVTPPVPLPAPPAYVGPPVSTEVAQEIPGRSEVVQQVPGRTEVVQASPGRNEVAQAAAPTQSQARDRAPLPSVAYAAVRPVTVTAMPAPRREETSQAAQSSARVAEPPTATRSTEAKRDPEPEAADNEPDVVEPDTQPVTTVETPRRVEQSAKATPEPISGPPAEQPVTPASTATAASPAPAASTSYITPAPEPRTPPPGLARGEDSILAKIIANITVPGSELDVEPVQPAPAPVRVAEAAPAAVAAKPLAVAKAAPDNSAAETQALAAQKAADKNASDKRLADKKLADKKIADKKLADAKKAEELKKKNDPKIMEPARIWVQVAGGANETSLAKAWEQVRAKAPAAFKGQSGWTTPLRLTNRVLAGPFKTNDEARAFVNLIAKSGISGFTFTSEAGQKITRLGAK; encoded by the coding sequence ATGCATGCCCGGCGTCTCCATATCCTGGCCCTGATGGCCTCACCTTTGTCGCTCATGGCGGGAGTGCCCGCGTTCGCGCAATATGAGGTCGTCCAGGCGGCGACACCTGACGCCGATGCACTTGCATCGGAAATGCGGCTGCTCGCGGTCAATCCTGCCGATCTAAACGCGCTGATCCGCGCCGGTGAGCTGACCCTGAAGCTCGATGACACAACTGCTGCGTCGGGCTTCTTCGCGCGCGCGGAACGGCTCGATCCGCGCAATCCGCGCATCAAGGCGGGAATGGGAACGTTGCTCGTCAGGAGCGGCCGGCCAGGCGAAGCATTGCGCCGGTTCGCCGAAGCCGAATCGTTTCGCGGCGATGTACGGCGCTTCGCCGCCGATCGCGGGCTCGCCTATGACCTGATCGGCGAACAGGAAAGAGCGCAGCGCGATTACCGGCTTGCCCTTAGCGATGGCGCGGTGGACGAAACGATCCGTCGCTATGCCCTGTCACTGGGTATTTCCGGTAAGCGCGACGAGGCGCTGGCAAAGCTCGAGCCACTACTTCGCCGCAGCGACCGTGCCGCGTGGCGCGCGCGCGCTTTCATCCTGGCAATGACCGGCGACGCGCCGGGCGCGGAGCGCATCGCGACCAGTATGATGCCGGGTGGTCTCGCTCAAGGATTGGGACCGTTTTTCCAGCGTCTGCCGCAACTCGGTGCGGTCGATCGCGCTTTTGCGGTACATTTCGGCGAAGTGCGCGGGTCGTGGCAGCGGACCGCGGACGCACGGCTGGCACCGGCGATGCCGGCATTGCAGCCCGAGCCCGGTCGCCCGGTCGTCATGGCGAGTGCGGTGTCGACCCCGCCCGCGATCGAAGAGAAGAAAGGTCGCCGCGACCGCAAAAAAGACAAGAGGAAGCGCGTGCCGGATCGCATTCAGGTCGCCACTGTCACGCCGCCGGTGCCATTGCCCGCACCGCCCGCTTATGTCGGACCGCCGGTCAGCACCGAAGTCGCGCAGGAAATCCCCGGCCGTTCCGAAGTCGTACAACAGGTTCCGGGCCGGACGGAGGTGGTGCAGGCCTCGCCCGGCCGGAACGAGGTCGCTCAAGCGGCCGCGCCAACCCAGTCACAGGCCCGTGATCGCGCCCCGCTGCCATCGGTCGCTTATGCGGCGGTTCGACCGGTGACCGTGACGGCAATGCCCGCACCCCGCCGTGAGGAAACCTCGCAAGCGGCGCAGTCCTCTGCTCGGGTGGCCGAGCCGCCGACGGCAACACGGTCCACTGAAGCAAAGCGCGACCCCGAGCCCGAGGCCGCAGACAACGAACCGGATGTGGTCGAGCCGGACACTCAGCCGGTAACGACCGTCGAAACACCGAGGCGGGTTGAGCAATCTGCCAAGGCAACGCCTGAACCGATTTCCGGACCTCCGGCGGAGCAGCCGGTCACGCCTGCTTCCACAGCCACCGCTGCTTCCCCAGCCCCAGCTGCTTCTACATCCTATATCACTCCCGCACCCGAGCCGCGGACGCCGCCGCCGGGGCTGGCGCGTGGCGAGGATTCGATCCTGGCGAAGATTATCGCCAATATCACCGTACCCGGCTCCGAACTCGACGTTGAGCCGGTCCAGCCAGCGCCTGCGCCGGTTCGGGTCGCTGAGGCGGCGCCCGCGGCGGTCGCGGCAAAGCCGCTCGCGGTGGCGAAGGCAGCACCTGACAATTCAGCCGCCGAAACTCAGGCGCTGGCCGCGCAAAAAGCGGCGGACAAAAACGCCAGCGACAAGAGACTCGCCGACAAAAAACTGGCGGACAAGAAGATCGCTGACAAGAAGCTTGCCGATGCCAAAAAGGCGGAGGAGCTGAAAAAGAAGAATGATCCCAAGATCATGGAACCCGCGCGTATCTGGGTACAGGTGGCGGGCGGCGCCAATGAAACAAGTCTGGCCAAGGCTTGGGAGCAGGTTCGCGCCAAGGCACCGGCCGCATTCAAGGGCCAGTCGGGCTGGACCACGCCGTTGCGGCTGACCAACCGCGTCCTTGCCGGACCGTTCAAGACGAACGATGAGGCACGCGCCTTCGTCAATCTGATCGCGAAGTCGGGCATTTCCGGCTTCACCTTCACCAGCGAAGCGGGTCAGAAGATCACCAGGCTCGGCGCTAAGTGA
- a CDS encoding deoxyguanosinetriphosphate triphosphohydrolase: protein MTTPAPWASEPVRSRGRLHKEQDDTQRGPRDAFQRDRDRIVHSISFRRLRHKTQVFLAPDGDHFRVRLTHSIEVAQIGRTIARALGLNEDLTEALCLAHDIGHPPFGHAGEDALKAALSGQGGFDHNGHTLRALMEIDSPYPRWNGLNLTWETLEGLAKHNGPVKSPGWALVEANAAFPFDLGRWPSLEAQVAAIADDIAYDNHDIDDGLRAGLLSLDQLLEVPVVARGWAATLARFPDVTSERLTGELVRSQIGAMVNDVIAETRARLAAADIETADDVRGAGQLVGFSRAMRDEERALKKFMYACLYHHPHQMAAADAAHGVVAGLFAAYHADPALMPDGWAARLPESEPARSRHIADFIAGMTDRYAVNRYREVVGRVDLPEGF, encoded by the coding sequence GTGACGACTCCAGCGCCTTGGGCTTCGGAACCGGTGCGCAGCAGGGGGCGGCTTCACAAGGAACAAGACGATACCCAACGCGGACCGCGTGATGCGTTTCAGCGCGACCGCGACCGGATCGTCCACTCGATCAGCTTCCGGCGGCTGCGCCACAAGACCCAGGTGTTCCTGGCCCCCGACGGCGATCATTTTCGCGTCCGCCTGACTCACAGCATCGAGGTCGCGCAGATTGGCCGCACGATCGCGCGTGCGCTGGGGCTGAACGAGGACCTGACCGAGGCGCTGTGCCTGGCGCATGATATCGGCCATCCGCCGTTCGGCCACGCCGGCGAGGATGCCTTGAAGGCGGCGCTGTCCGGGCAGGGCGGATTCGACCATAATGGCCATACGCTGCGCGCGCTGATGGAAATCGACAGCCCCTATCCGCGCTGGAACGGGCTGAACCTGACTTGGGAAACGCTGGAAGGGCTGGCCAAGCATAATGGACCGGTCAAATCACCGGGCTGGGCGCTGGTCGAGGCGAATGCCGCCTTTCCGTTCGACCTCGGTCGCTGGCCGTCGCTGGAAGCGCAGGTAGCGGCGATCGCGGACGATATCGCTTATGACAATCACGATATCGACGATGGCTTGCGCGCGGGCCTGCTGAGTCTCGATCAACTGCTCGAGGTACCGGTGGTCGCGCGCGGGTGGGCGGCGACCCTGGCGCGTTTTCCCGATGTCACCTCCGAAAGGCTCACCGGCGAACTGGTACGCAGCCAGATCGGCGCCATGGTCAACGACGTCATCGCTGAGACGCGCGCAAGGCTGGCCGCGGCCGACATCGAAACCGCTGACGACGTGCGAGGGGCGGGGCAGCTCGTCGGCTTTTCTCGGGCGATGCGCGATGAGGAGCGTGCGCTGAAGAAGTTTATGTACGCGTGCCTTTATCATCATCCGCATCAGATGGCGGCGGCGGACGCCGCGCACGGCGTGGTTGCGGGCCTGTTCGCCGCTTATCATGCCGACCCCGCACTGATGCCGGATGGCTGGGCCGCGCGCCTGCCGGAAAGCGAACCCGCGCGCAGCCGTCATATCGCCGATTTCATCGCCGGCATGACTGATCGCTACGCCGTGAACCGCTATCGCGAAGTAGTTGGTCGAGTCGATCTGCCCGAAGGCTTCTAA
- a CDS encoding MFS transporter, which yields MAPIGIVAMLSQTRGEYWLAGAVSATYALTNAVIAPQISRLIDRLGQTRVVVPTMVVSVIAFAALLIATHQHWPSWTLFLSALLAAAMPSIPAMVRARWTEIFRDRPELNTAFAFESAADELVYIAGASLSVGLSVSLFPEAGVLASTLFLAFGSAAFILQRSTEPRVRQAGQDGSGSAIRERPVQIITLALIFVGAIFATAEVSAVAITKELGQPSAATLVIGVYAIGSFAVGLVVGALKLSMPLQRQLAIAVGIIALTTLPLLVANTVPLLALAIFFSGIGVSPTFITAFGLIERRVPAAMLTEGVTWVTTGIGIGMALGSFATGLVVDKFGAYNGFWVSVAAGTIALLIVLLGQKSLAGDQPDSGPPQPAA from the coding sequence ATGGCACCGATCGGCATCGTCGCCATGTTGTCGCAGACTCGCGGGGAGTATTGGCTCGCTGGCGCCGTCTCGGCGACCTATGCGCTGACCAACGCCGTTATTGCCCCACAGATATCGCGCCTGATCGATCGCCTTGGCCAAACCAGAGTGGTCGTGCCCACCATGGTCGTATCGGTGATCGCCTTCGCGGCGCTGCTCATCGCAACCCATCAGCATTGGCCGAGCTGGACATTGTTCCTGTCGGCCTTGCTCGCCGCCGCCATGCCCAGCATTCCAGCGATGGTCCGGGCTCGTTGGACTGAAATCTTTCGCGATCGCCCTGAACTCAATACGGCTTTTGCGTTCGAATCGGCGGCGGATGAATTGGTCTATATCGCCGGTGCCTCATTGTCCGTGGGCCTGAGCGTATCATTGTTTCCCGAGGCCGGCGTGCTGGCGAGCACGCTGTTTCTCGCATTCGGATCCGCCGCCTTCATTCTACAGCGCTCAACAGAGCCTCGCGTCAGGCAGGCGGGACAAGATGGTAGCGGTTCCGCAATCCGGGAGCGCCCGGTACAGATCATCACCCTCGCCCTGATCTTTGTTGGTGCGATCTTCGCAACGGCAGAAGTCAGCGCAGTAGCTATTACCAAAGAGCTGGGTCAGCCCAGCGCCGCGACGCTCGTGATCGGCGTGTACGCCATTGGCTCGTTTGCCGTCGGCCTGGTCGTTGGCGCGCTGAAGCTGAGCATGCCGCTGCAGCGTCAACTCGCCATCGCGGTCGGCATCATCGCACTGACAACCTTGCCACTGCTGGTCGCGAATACGGTGCCGTTGCTCGCCCTGGCGATCTTCTTCAGCGGCATCGGAGTCTCGCCCACCTTCATTACCGCGTTCGGCCTGATCGAGCGCCGCGTGCCGGCGGCGATGCTGACCGAAGGCGTGACCTGGGTGACCACCGGCATCGGTATCGGTATGGCGCTGGGATCGTTCGCAACGGGATTGGTAGTGGATAAATTCGGCGCGTATAACGGCTTCTGGGTGTCGGTAGCCGCCGGAACGATAGCGTTGCTCATTGTCCTGCTCGGTCAGAAGAGCCTCGCGGGCGACCAGCCAGATAGCGGCCCGCCACAGCCGGCGGCGTGA
- a CDS encoding TetR/AcrR family transcriptional regulator gives MAHRPRKEMIAETRAKLVSAGRHAFGTVGYAEASMDDFTAAAGLTRGALYHHFGDKKGLFRAVIVEIDDEMAARVSEVARRALTPWQGFVDECTSYIEMALEPEIQRIMFRDGPAVLGDPSHWPNASACEAAIAGHLIALQREGVVVADLDPDIAARLINGASSQASQSIANSDDPEAISGKVVTAFKTLLDGLLISMPEPLPKTPPAPSDAGTASGS, from the coding sequence ATGGCACACAGGCCACGCAAGGAAATGATCGCGGAGACACGCGCCAAACTGGTGAGCGCGGGGCGTCATGCGTTCGGCACGGTCGGCTATGCCGAGGCGTCGATGGATGATTTTACCGCCGCCGCCGGCCTGACGCGTGGTGCGCTCTATCATCATTTCGGCGACAAGAAGGGGCTCTTTAGAGCTGTCATCGTCGAGATCGACGATGAGATGGCGGCGCGGGTCAGCGAGGTCGCCCGGAGGGCGCTTACGCCCTGGCAGGGCTTTGTCGATGAATGCACCAGCTATATCGAAATGGCGCTCGAGCCGGAAATCCAGCGCATCATGTTCCGGGACGGCCCCGCCGTTCTGGGTGATCCGTCACACTGGCCGAACGCCAGCGCCTGCGAAGCCGCAATCGCGGGGCATCTTATCGCTCTGCAGCGAGAGGGGGTGGTCGTCGCCGATCTGGATCCCGACATAGCGGCGCGGTTGATCAACGGGGCAAGCAGTCAGGCCTCGCAATCGATCGCGAATTCCGATGATCCCGAGGCGATCTCGGGGAAGGTCGTTACGGCGTTCAAGACGCTGCTCGACGGACTGCTGATAAGCATGCCTGAACCTTTGCCGAAGACCCCACCGGCGCCATCGGACGCTGGCACGGCGTCGGGAAGCTGA